In one window of Desulforhabdus amnigena DNA:
- a CDS encoding radical SAM protein has protein sequence MKTIRTTESVCPHCLISVPATVYEKYGEVWMAKSCPDHGRFDVYLWPDVEHYEWFCGFTFPGFSRVPQTEKVEGCPHDCGLCPDHARRITLPEIEVTWRCNLACPVCFMSDRHVPPDPSLDEIHRMVETIRSFDGPCFPLQITGGEPTIRADLPEIVEMAGRQGASAVELNTNGLIIGRDIKYLRALKDSGLTNIYLQFDGLDPSTTRVLRGRDVLCDKLQAIENCRAEKIPVILSVTIVEGVNEGELGDIIHFAMDNLDVIGGLALQPAFVSGRFELGKHKHLSVGDVARLISRQTEGMIKATDFWPVGSSHPLCYGSTYLLRENGGYIPFTRHLKEEDYRRCFNSTSPQGAVFMDIVAGGSPSKTPPPGLPILIMEYMDAWTMDLARTRECNLAVTLSNGSSIPFCVYHLTNSLGERLYPHGGRRRHVACA, from the coding sequence ATGAAGACGATCCGAACGACCGAAAGCGTATGCCCTCACTGCCTCATCTCAGTACCGGCCACGGTCTATGAGAAATATGGAGAAGTCTGGATGGCAAAGTCCTGCCCCGACCACGGTCGCTTCGACGTCTATCTGTGGCCGGATGTGGAGCACTACGAATGGTTTTGCGGGTTTACATTTCCTGGATTCTCACGTGTACCGCAAACGGAGAAGGTCGAAGGCTGTCCGCACGATTGCGGCCTGTGCCCCGACCATGCAAGGCGAATCACGCTCCCCGAGATCGAGGTCACCTGGCGATGCAATCTTGCCTGCCCAGTTTGTTTCATGTCCGACCGTCATGTGCCGCCGGATCCATCTCTCGATGAAATCCACAGGATGGTGGAGACGATCCGAAGCTTTGACGGCCCCTGCTTTCCTTTACAGATCACAGGCGGTGAGCCGACGATTCGAGCTGACCTGCCCGAGATTGTCGAAATGGCCGGAAGGCAGGGCGCCAGTGCGGTGGAATTGAATACCAACGGACTCATTATAGGTCGTGATATCAAATACCTCAGGGCACTGAAAGATTCGGGATTGACGAATATCTATCTCCAGTTTGACGGACTCGACCCATCGACAACCAGGGTTCTGCGCGGGCGGGACGTGCTTTGCGACAAGCTTCAGGCTATCGAGAATTGCCGCGCGGAAAAGATACCCGTCATCCTGTCCGTAACGATCGTAGAAGGCGTCAATGAAGGGGAGTTGGGGGACATCATTCATTTTGCCATGGACAATCTCGATGTCATTGGCGGCCTGGCCCTGCAGCCGGCGTTTGTTTCCGGGCGGTTCGAACTCGGCAAGCACAAGCATCTTTCCGTCGGCGATGTGGCTCGCCTGATATCCCGTCAGACGGAAGGCATGATCAAAGCTACGGACTTTTGGCCCGTCGGCAGCAGTCATCCGCTGTGCTACGGATCGACGTATCTTCTCCGTGAAAACGGCGGGTACATACCCTTTACAAGGCATCTCAAAGAAGAAGACTATCGGCGATGCTTCAACAGCACAAGCCCTCAAGGGGCGGTATTCATGGATATCGTCGCCGGAGGCTCTCCTTCGAAGACACCTCCACCCGGGCTTCCCATACTCATCATGGAGTACATGGATGCCTGGACCATGGACCTGGCAAGAACCCGGGAATGCAATCTGGCCGTTACCCTCTCCAATGGATCATCGATTCCGTTTTGCGTGTACCATCTGACCAACAGCTTGGGCGAGAGGCTTTATCCACACGGGGGAAGGAGGCGACATGTCGCTTGTGCGTGA
- a CDS encoding (Fe-S)-binding protein → MDVLQDTIERCLHCQQCKTACRRLQAFDKRSPGDVARVVLNGQADEKVLDFVMKCSLCSLCNELCSYGVDIRGMVTYARNSLMNEGLIDQECYRHLWVDHDWNLFTLFRASYWLDITYQDLVKNNCEVLFFPGCMLTLEGPDLIRRAAQWLRSAYGDEVGISLQCCGEPLDQMGQKERAKAYSQGVWEQIVQAGTRTLVTSCPTCHARMMETRPNCDVQVHSLYQLMAESGLRAPAPGSGKITVHDSCSDREGLIGRAVRELLRDCNLVEMEHHGKETICCGSGGLVSSVDPDLCAERALRRLKEAEDVGAETCVTYCMSCSHRLAARGVPSSVRHILELIFNKTVEHKEFDQLVHGLFQGERGEENFLRLQNSSPSSFRPHE, encoded by the coding sequence ATGGATGTCCTGCAAGATACCATAGAGAGATGCCTCCACTGCCAGCAGTGCAAGACCGCCTGCAGGCGGCTGCAAGCGTTCGATAAGCGTTCGCCCGGGGATGTCGCCCGGGTGGTCCTGAACGGGCAGGCCGACGAGAAGGTACTCGATTTCGTCATGAAATGCTCGCTTTGCAGCCTGTGCAACGAGCTCTGCTCCTATGGAGTGGATATCCGGGGCATGGTGACCTATGCCAGGAATTCGCTCATGAATGAAGGGTTGATCGACCAGGAATGCTATCGGCACTTGTGGGTCGACCACGACTGGAATCTGTTCACTCTCTTCAGGGCGAGCTACTGGCTCGACATAACCTACCAGGACCTGGTCAAGAACAACTGCGAAGTCCTCTTCTTTCCCGGATGCATGCTCACTCTCGAGGGGCCCGACCTGATCCGGCGTGCGGCCCAATGGCTTAGGAGCGCCTACGGCGACGAGGTCGGGATATCGCTTCAGTGCTGCGGCGAGCCCCTCGATCAGATGGGTCAAAAAGAGCGCGCCAAAGCCTATTCGCAGGGTGTTTGGGAGCAGATCGTGCAGGCGGGGACGCGCACTCTCGTCACCTCATGCCCCACCTGCCATGCGAGGATGATGGAAACCCGGCCGAATTGCGATGTTCAAGTTCATTCGCTCTATCAGCTCATGGCCGAGTCGGGCCTTAGGGCTCCTGCGCCGGGTTCCGGGAAGATCACCGTGCACGACTCGTGCAGCGATCGGGAAGGCCTGATCGGACGTGCTGTCAGGGAACTGCTCCGGGACTGCAACCTGGTGGAAATGGAGCACCACGGCAAAGAAACCATCTGCTGCGGATCGGGAGGCCTGGTTTCGTCCGTCGATCCGGATCTTTGCGCCGAACGGGCTCTGCGGCGCTTGAAAGAAGCCGAAGACGTGGGTGCCGAAACATGTGTGACATATTGCATGAGCTGCAGCCACCGGTTGGCGGCCCGGGGAGTACCGAGCTCCGTTCGCCATATTCTGGAGCTTATCTTTAATAAAACGGTTGAGCACAAGGAATTTGACCAACTGGTCCACGGCCTGTTCCAGGGGGAACGTGGCGAAGAGAACTTTCTTCGCCTCCAAAACTCAAGCCCCTCATCTTTCAGGCCGCATGAATAG
- a CDS encoding respiratory nitrate reductase subunit gamma has translation MPFPSIETIFREAVIQKRIENRSTFLWLRHLLIAFGFVSLFVVAQLYALLIKVYPIEYFVSGTGRGYLKFGLELTGLVLFVGLTLGLIHRIMHTEQEKVLVDMRLLLLLWLIVATGFMTEAFRFVTEPHDVFIQYSFMMAPLARWLGKFPWQWDVLYPSMWVIHVILIAFFFAVIPFTKFVHIFIAPIGRSITMGRDTSMLKREKIAEGLL, from the coding sequence TTGCCGTTTCCCAGTATTGAGACCATCTTTCGTGAAGCCGTTATCCAGAAGAGGATCGAGAACCGATCTACGTTCCTCTGGCTCAGGCATTTGCTCATTGCCTTCGGATTTGTCTCCCTCTTTGTCGTAGCCCAGCTCTATGCGCTTCTCATAAAAGTCTACCCCATCGAGTACTTTGTCAGCGGGACAGGCAGGGGTTATCTCAAATTCGGCCTCGAGTTGACCGGACTGGTTCTCTTTGTGGGGCTTACTCTGGGGTTGATTCATCGAATCATGCATACCGAGCAGGAAAAGGTACTGGTGGATATGCGGCTCCTGTTGCTTCTATGGTTAATTGTAGCCACCGGATTCATGACGGAAGCCTTTCGATTTGTCACCGAACCCCATGATGTTTTCATCCAATACTCTTTTATGATGGCTCCCCTGGCACGATGGCTGGGGAAATTTCCCTGGCAATGGGACGTTCTGTACCCATCAATGTGGGTCATTCATGTGATTCTGATCGCTTTCTTTTTTGCCGTCATCCCTTTCACCAAGTTCGTACACATATTTATTGCTCCCATCGGGCGAAGCATCACTATGGGTAGGGATACCTCCATGTTGAAAAGGGAAAAGATAGCGGAAGGACTATTGTAG